One stretch of Castor canadensis chromosome 12, mCasCan1.hap1v2, whole genome shotgun sequence DNA includes these proteins:
- the C12H2orf49 gene encoding ashwin isoform X2 has product MAGDVGGRSCTDSELLLHPELLSQEFLLLTLEQKNIAVENDVRINKDDLTDLYVQHAIPLPQRDLPKNRWGKMMEKKREQHEIKNETKRSSTVDGLRKRPLIVFDGSSTSTSIKVRKTENGDNDRLKPPPQNHDLTHRKSPLGPVKSPPLSPVGTTPVKLKRAAPKEEAEALNNLKPPEAKRKIQHVTWP; this is encoded by the exons ATGGCGGGGGATGTGGGCGGTCGCAGCTGTACGGACTCGGAACTGCTGCTGCACCCGGAGCTGCTGTCCCAGGAGTTCCTTCTCCTCACCCTGGAGCAG AAGAACATAGCTGTTGAAAATGATGTAAGAATAAACAAAGATGATCTCACAGATCTTTACGTCCAGCATGCGATACCGCTGCCTCAGAGGGATTTGCCAAAGAACAGATGGGGGAAaatgatggaaaagaaaagagaacaacatGAGATAAAAAATGAGACTAAAAG GAGTAGCACTGTAGACGGGTTAAGGAAAAGGCCCCTCATTGTATTTGATGGAAGCTCAACAAGTACAAGTATCAaagtgagaaagacagagaatggAGATAATGACCGACTCAAGCCTCCCCCTCAG AACCATGACTTAACGCATAGGAAAAGTCCTTTGGGTCCTGTGAAGTCGCCACCTTTGTCCCCTGTTGGAACTACTCCTGTAAAGTTGAAGCGAGCTGCTCCTAAGGAAGAAGCAGAGGCCCTG AATAACCTGAAGCCTCCAGAagcaaaaaggaagatacaacatgTTACATGGCCATGA
- the C12H2orf49 gene encoding ashwin isoform X1, producing the protein MAGDVGGRSCTDSELLLHPELLSQEFLLLTLEQKNIAVENDVRINKDDLTDLYVQHAIPLPQRDLPKNRWGKMMEKKREQHEIKNETKRSSTVDGLRKRPLIVFDGSSTSTSIKVRKTENGDNDRLKPPPQASFTNNAFRKLSNSSSSVPPLILSSNLPMNNKTEHNNNDIKQNHDLTHRKSPLGPVKSPPLSPVGTTPVKLKRAAPKEEAEALNNLKPPEAKRKIQHVTWP; encoded by the exons ATGGCGGGGGATGTGGGCGGTCGCAGCTGTACGGACTCGGAACTGCTGCTGCACCCGGAGCTGCTGTCCCAGGAGTTCCTTCTCCTCACCCTGGAGCAG AAGAACATAGCTGTTGAAAATGATGTAAGAATAAACAAAGATGATCTCACAGATCTTTACGTCCAGCATGCGATACCGCTGCCTCAGAGGGATTTGCCAAAGAACAGATGGGGGAAaatgatggaaaagaaaagagaacaacatGAGATAAAAAATGAGACTAAAAG GAGTAGCACTGTAGACGGGTTAAGGAAAAGGCCCCTCATTGTATTTGATGGAAGCTCAACAAGTACAAGTATCAaagtgagaaagacagagaatggAGATAATGACCGACTCAAGCCTCCCCCTCAGGCAAGCTTTACCAATAATGCCTTTCGAAAATTATCAAATTCCTCTTCAAGTGTTCCACCCCTAATTTTGTCTTCCAATTTGCCTATGAACAATAAAACGGAACACAATAATAATGACATTAAACAGAACCATGACTTAACGCATAGGAAAAGTCCTTTGGGTCCTGTGAAGTCGCCACCTTTGTCCCCTGTTGGAACTACTCCTGTAAAGTTGAAGCGAGCTGCTCCTAAGGAAGAAGCAGAGGCCCTG AATAACCTGAAGCCTCCAGAagcaaaaaggaagatacaacatgTTACATGGCCATGA
- the C12H2orf49 gene encoding ashwin isoform X3, which produces MTSLPGRFLREALWVAGRGLLATTMAGDVGGRSCTDSELLLHPELLSQEFLLLTLEQKNIAVENDVRINKDDLTDLYVQHAIPLPQRDLPKNRWGKMMEKKREQHEIKNETKRSSTVDGLRKRPLIVFDGSSTSTSIKVRKTENGDNDRLKPPPQEKSFGSCEVATFVPCWNYSCKVEASCS; this is translated from the exons ATGACGTCACTTCCGGGACGTTTCCTTCGCGAAGCTTTGTGGGTAGCTGGCCGGGGTCTCCTGGCGACGACGATGGCGGGGGATGTGGGCGGTCGCAGCTGTACGGACTCGGAACTGCTGCTGCACCCGGAGCTGCTGTCCCAGGAGTTCCTTCTCCTCACCCTGGAGCAG AAGAACATAGCTGTTGAAAATGATGTAAGAATAAACAAAGATGATCTCACAGATCTTTACGTCCAGCATGCGATACCGCTGCCTCAGAGGGATTTGCCAAAGAACAGATGGGGGAAaatgatggaaaagaaaagagaacaacatGAGATAAAAAATGAGACTAAAAG GAGTAGCACTGTAGACGGGTTAAGGAAAAGGCCCCTCATTGTATTTGATGGAAGCTCAACAAGTACAAGTATCAaagtgagaaagacagagaatggAGATAATGACCGACTCAAGCCTCCCCCTCAG GAAAAGTCCTTTGGGTCCTGTGAAGTCGCCACCTTTGTCCCCTGTTGGAACTACTCCTGTAAAGTTGAAGCGAGCTGCTCCTAA